CCTGCCCCGGTCCGTCCAGCCGCACCTCGAAGTGCCGCTCGGCGGAGCCGTCGCGGTGCTCCAGCGTGTAGTCCCCGCCGGCGGCGTGCCACACCTGGATGTACACGTCCGGCAAGTCCGGTATCCGCTCCACGACGAGGAAGCGGTCGTCCTCCGCACCGATGCGCCGGACCAGCCCCGCCAACTCGTCCGCACTCGGCCGGAAGCACCGCTGTCCGTCGTTCGTCTGCACCGTGATCGCCAGCATGGGGCCACCCTTGCACCCACCACTGACAATCACCCCGGCCGATCCGGCAGTTCGGTTCCGGTGCGGCTCGGGCCGCGCGTCCGGCACCGACGGGCTGCCCTACGACAGGTGATCCTCCCGCCGCACCCGGAAGACCACGTTGTGGCGCAGCGGCCCCTCGGGGGCGGCGGGGTCGTCGAAGTCCTCGGCGGGGTCGTGGGTCATGCCGAGGCGGCGCATCACCGACTGGGAGCGCAGGTTGGCGGCCGTGGTGATGGCCAGGATCTCGGGGAGGCCGAGGGTGTCGAAGCCGTGCGCGAGGACGGCGCGGGCCGCCTCCGTGGCGTAGCCGTGGCCCCAGGCGGAGCGGGCCAGCCGCCAGCCGATCTCGACCCCGTCCACCGGGTCCGTCTCCTCGATGTCGTCCAGGCCCACGAAGCCGATGAACTCGCCGCTCTCCCGCACCTCGACGGCCAGCCAGCCGTACCCGCGCTGCTCTGTCGCCGCCTCGAAGCGCGCCACCGAGGCGTCGCTCCGTTCGCGGGTGAGCAGGTCGCCGAGGTGCTCGCGGACCTCCGGGTCGGCGTTCATCGCGGCCCACGGGGCGAGATCGGACTCCCGCCAGCGGCGGATCAGAAGGCGTTCGGTGCGCAGTTCGTTCACGCAGCCAAGCCAACGTCACACCGGCCGGCCGGGGCAAGTGGAATAACCCGGTTCCTGGGGGAGGCCGCCGGCCCATGAGCGACGCTCATGTCGGCGCCCATGAGCAACGCTCATCGTTCGCGGTCATGAGCGACGCTCATCGTTCGCGGTCATGAGCGACGCTCATCGTTCGCGGTCATGAGCGACGCTCATGGGCCACCCTCTTGAGCCTCGCTCATGCCGTTACCAGCACCGTCCGCGCCGTCTGCCGCCGACCACCGGACCACGGACGGCAACCAGCGGACGGAGGGCCGCGGACCGATCAGCTCCCGCTACTCGACCACGCTGAGCACGATCTTGCCCTGGATGTGCCCCTGCGCTGCCCTGCGGTGGGCGGCCGCGGCCTCGCGCAGCGGGTACACACTGTCCAGCGCCACCCGGATCCGGCCGTCCGCCAGCAGGGCGGCCAGTTCGGCGAGGTCGGCGCCGCTGGAGCGGACCTGCCAGCGGCCCTGCTGGAGTTCCACCCCGAGCTCGGCCGCCCGCTCGGGCCGGTAGTCGCCGAGGAAGCAGGAGACCAGCCGGCCGCCGCGCCGCAGGGCGGGCAGCAGGCGGTGGGCTTCGGGGCCGCCGACGGTGTCGACCAGCAGGTCGGCGCCCTCGACGACCTCGGCGACCGGGGTGCGGGTGTAGTCCACGAAGCGGTCGGCGCCGAGGCCGCGCAGGAACTCCTCGTGGCGTCCCGAGGCGACCGCGATCAGTTCCTCCGCCCCGGCCAGGCGCAGGAGCTGGAGCGCGAAGTGCCCGACCCCGCCGGCCGCGCCGACGACCACGGCCGGCCCGCCCCCGTCGTAACCGAGGCGCTTGTGCAGGAACTGGAACGCGGTGAGCCCGGCCATCGGGACGGCGGCGGCCTCGACGTGCCCGAGCGCGGCCGGCTTGCGGGCCAGGTCGGCGACCGGCACGACGGCGTACTCGGCGTAACCGACCGGGCGGCCCGGGAAGTTGGCGAGCGCGAAGACCTCGTCACCGACGCTCCACCCGGTGTCCGGGCCGCCGACCTTCGCGACCACCCCGGAGACGTCGGTGCCGAGGATCAGCGGCGGTCGCCAGTCGGGCCGCACCTCGGGCGGGAAGTCGACGAAGCCGCGCCGCGCGTACCAGTCGAGCGGGTTGAGGCCGACGGCGTGGACCCGGACCAGCACCTCGCCGGGCCCCGGCTCCGGCCGCGGCGCCTCCTCGTACACCAGCACCTCGGGCCCGCCGAAGGCGTGCAGCCGGACGGCGTTCATCGTCGCTTCCGTACCCATGCTTCTCCCCAACGCAGGTCGGACTGCCCGGCTAGAATCCGGAGCAGTGCTCCGGAAGAGATTAACCGGAGCACTGCTCCGATTGTCAACCGCGAGGAACCCCATGCCCCTTGAGCCGAGCACTCCCGCCGATCCCCGCACCCCCCGCGCCGATGCCCAGCGCAACCGCGACCGCATCCTGGCCGAGGCGGCCGCCCTGGTCGCCGAGCAGGGCACCCAGGCCTCACTGCGGGACGTCGCCCGCCGCGCCGGGGTCGGCCTCGGCACGCTCTACCGGCACTTCCCCACCCGGGAGGACCTGCTGGAGGCCCTGCTCGGCCGCCGCTTCGACCACCTCGCCGCCCGCGCCGACACCCTCGCCGCCACCGAGCCGGCCGAACGCGCCCTGACCGACTGGCTCTACGAGTTCACCCTCGATGCCGGCGCCTACCAGGGCCTGCCCGCCACCTTGATGGCCACCCTCGAAGACCCGGAGTCCGCCCTGTACGCGGGCTGCCTGCGGATGCGCCAGGCCGGCGGACGCCTGCTCGCCGCCGCCCAGCGGGACGGCCTGATCCGCCCGGACGTCACCCCTCTCGACGTCTTCGCCCTCGCCAACGCGCTGAGCTGGATCACCGACCAGGCGCCCACCCTCACCGAGCGGCGCGACCATCTCTTCCGGCTGGTGCTGGACGGCTTCCGGCCCCGCCCCTGACCCGGCGCTCCTCCGCTCGCCGCCAGGCCGTCCCACCCCGCCCGTTCCTGCTCACCGTTCCCACCGAGCCATTCCCCGGCTCCCGCCGGCAGGCGATCGAAGGGCTGTGGGCCGAGGACGGCGTGCACCTGCTCCGGTCGGGCCACCGCCGACTACCAGTTCCCCGGGCTCTGACCGGCAGCTCGCCGCAGCGCCCGCGCGGTCGCCGCATCCGCCGGAAGGAAGGCCTCCAGCTTCAGCTCGGCGAGCGTGACGTCCACCGCGGTGGCGAAGGAAGTGACAGTCGTCATCAAGCGCAGCTCACCGAGCGAGCTGCGCAGCTCCAGCGGGACGGCGAATCCCAAGTGCTGCTCCGTCACCTCGACTTCTGGCACGTACGAGGACAACTCCTCGTGCAGTTCGCCGAGATGGCGGGTGCGTTCGACGATGTGCCGGGCCCAGGCGGCGAAGTTGAGGATGCGCGGGGCCAGGCCGTCCGGGTGCAGCGCCAGCCGGTAGGCGTTGGTCCCGGGGCCGACGAGGCGCGGGTCGACACCTTCGGTGATCACCGCAAGGGCCGTGTTGGCGGCCACCACGTCGCCCCGGCGGTCCACCACCAGTGCCGGGTAGGGGTGGTGGCCGGCCAGCAGGTGGTCGATCGCCTCCCGCACCGGTGCCAGCTCCGGCCCGTCCAGCGGCGTCTCCGGGTAGGCGGGTGCGTAACCGGCGGCCAGCAGAAGCTCGTTGCGTTCCCGCAGCGGCAGGCCCAGCGACTCGGCGAGCCGGACGACCATTCCTCGGCCCGGTGCGGAGCGGCCGGACTCGATGAAGCTCACGTGCCGCTGCGTCGTGCCCGCACGGAGGGCGAGGTCGAGTTGGCTGAGCCGGCGGCTGGAACGGCGCTCACGCAGCGCTCGGGGGAAGTCCACGCCACCAGCCAACACCGGGCGGGCCGCAGTGCGCCATTCCCCCGGGGGAATTGAGCCCATGCATCCCGGCGACCAGCATCGACGCCATGGACATCGGTGTTTACCTTCCCACCGGCCAGGCCCAGTGGGCGGCAGCAGGCCCCCGCAGCCTGATCGAATTCGCCCGCCGGGCCGAGCAGTCGGGCTTCTGTTCCCTCTTCGTCAACGACTCCCTGCTCACCCCGAGGATCGAACCGCTCACCATGCTGGCTGCCGTCGCCCCGGTGACCGAGCGCATCCGGCTGGGCACCGGCGCCCTGTTGCCGGTCCTGCGCCGCCCGGTGCAGACCGCGCAGACGCTGGCCTCGGTGGACCAGCTCTCGGGCGGGCGGCTGACGGTCGCAGTCGGCGCCGGCTTCCCGGGACGCTTCGGCCGGCCGCTGCACGAACTCTCCCAGGTCCCGTGGGAGCGCCGCTTCGCCCGGCTTGACGAAACGGTCGCCCTGTGGCGGGCTCTCTGGGCCGGGGCGACGGAGTTCCGCGGAGCGTTCCACTCCTTCACCGAACTCCCGCCCGCGACCAGGCCGTTCCGCACCGAAGGCCCACCGGTCTGGCTCGGCGGCGCGACCCCGGCGGCCCTCGCCCGCACCGGCCGCCACTACGACGGCTGGATGCCCTACCCGCCCGACCCCGCCGACTACACCACCGGGCTCGCCGCCGTGCGCGCAGCGGCACGGCAGGCCAGCCGTGCGCCTGAGTCCGTCACCCCGGCCCTGTTCGTCAACGTCCGGATCGACCGCAGCGCCCGGTCCGCCCGCCGCGTCATGGACGCCTACACCCGCGCCAACTACGGTCTGCCGCTTGCCGAGACGGAGCGGATCCAGGCCTTCGCGCTCGGCACACCGCAGGAGGTCGCCGCCACGCTCGCCCGCTACACGGCCGCCGGTGCCCACCACCTCGTCGCCCGCCTCGGCGCGCTCGAACCGCCGGACCAGCTGGAGCAGTTGGACCGCCTCGCCGCCGTCACGAACCTCGGCTCGACCTGACCGCCCCGGCCCCGGCCCGCCCGTTTCCCGGCGCCCGGTCCGGCTC
The genomic region above belongs to Streptomyces sp. 1331.2 and contains:
- a CDS encoding LLM class flavin-dependent oxidoreductase gives rise to the protein MDIGVYLPTGQAQWAAAGPRSLIEFARRAEQSGFCSLFVNDSLLTPRIEPLTMLAAVAPVTERIRLGTGALLPVLRRPVQTAQTLASVDQLSGGRLTVAVGAGFPGRFGRPLHELSQVPWERRFARLDETVALWRALWAGATEFRGAFHSFTELPPATRPFRTEGPPVWLGGATPAALARTGRHYDGWMPYPPDPADYTTGLAAVRAAARQASRAPESVTPALFVNVRIDRSARSARRVMDAYTRANYGLPLAETERIQAFALGTPQEVAATLARYTAAGAHHLVARLGALEPPDQLEQLDRLAAVTNLGST
- a CDS encoding TetR/AcrR family transcriptional regulator, producing MPLEPSTPADPRTPRADAQRNRDRILAEAAALVAEQGTQASLRDVARRAGVGLGTLYRHFPTREDLLEALLGRRFDHLAARADTLAATEPAERALTDWLYEFTLDAGAYQGLPATLMATLEDPESALYAGCLRMRQAGGRLLAAAQRDGLIRPDVTPLDVFALANALSWITDQAPTLTERRDHLFRLVLDGFRPRP
- a CDS encoding GNAT family N-acetyltransferase; translated protein: MNELRTERLLIRRWRESDLAPWAAMNADPEVREHLGDLLTRERSDASVARFEAATEQRGYGWLAVEVRESGEFIGFVGLDDIEETDPVDGVEIGWRLARSAWGHGYATEAARAVLAHGFDTLGLPEILAITTAANLRSQSVMRRLGMTHDPAEDFDDPAAPEGPLRHNVVFRVRREDHLS
- a CDS encoding NADP-dependent oxidoreductase → MGTEATMNAVRLHAFGGPEVLVYEEAPRPEPGPGEVLVRVHAVGLNPLDWYARRGFVDFPPEVRPDWRPPLILGTDVSGVVAKVGGPDTGWSVGDEVFALANFPGRPVGYAEYAVVPVADLARKPAALGHVEAAAVPMAGLTAFQFLHKRLGYDGGGPAVVVGAAGGVGHFALQLLRLAGAEELIAVASGRHEEFLRGLGADRFVDYTRTPVAEVVEGADLLVDTVGGPEAHRLLPALRRGGRLVSCFLGDYRPERAAELGVELQQGRWQVRSSGADLAELAALLADGRIRVALDSVYPLREAAAAHRRAAQGHIQGKIVLSVVE
- a CDS encoding helix-turn-helix domain-containing protein yields the protein MDFPRALRERRSSRRLSQLDLALRAGTTQRHVSFIESGRSAPGRGMVVRLAESLGLPLRERNELLLAAGYAPAYPETPLDGPELAPVREAIDHLLAGHHPYPALVVDRRGDVVAANTALAVITEGVDPRLVGPGTNAYRLALHPDGLAPRILNFAAWARHIVERTRHLGELHEELSSYVPEVEVTEQHLGFAVPLELRSSLGELRLMTTVTSFATAVDVTLAELKLEAFLPADAATARALRRAAGQSPGNW